GAGCGCGACTTGTATCTGACGAAGAAAGACACTCTCCTGCGTCAAAAAGCGAAGCTGGAGGAAAGTTTGGGAGATTTTGGGCAACAGGGAAAGAATCGGCTCGAACCCTTGCGGAGTTTCGTTTTGTCCTTGAAAGAAGCGGAAAAAGTGGCGCAAACAAAAAATTACGCCGAATGGCGCAACTTTTTCCGTTCTCTCGGCTCTAACCCTGAAATCAAGGACAAAACGCTTTCAATCAATTGGGGCGAACTCTGGGATTTCACGGCGAAAACAAAAGCGGATTTTGCCCTGCTCCGCGCGGCGTACTCGCCGCGCGGAGCAGTCAATTCCGACAAAGTTAATTCTGGTGCGCGGGAGAGGACTCGAACCTCCACGCCCTTTCGGGCACCAGCACCTCAAGCTGGCCTGGCTACCGATTACAGCACCCGCGCGTATTAAATTAAGCCGTCGGAACTTCTTCAGCAGCCGGTAATACTTCCTCTTTTGCCGTTTCCGGCGCGACAGCTTCGGCAAGCTCAATTTGTTTCATTTTGGTTTTTTTGCCTATACGGCCGCGCAGGTAATAAAGCTTGGCACGGCGAACCTTTGCTTGCGACAATACCTCAATCTTATCAACGGTCGGCGTGTAAAGTGGAAAAATTCTTTCAACCCCGACGCCACTTGAAATTTTTCTGACGGTGAAAGTACCCGACTTGTCGCGGCCGTGTTTAACAGCAATAACAAGGCCTTCAAACGCCTGCAAGCGTTCTTTGTCGCCCTCCTTGATCTTTTGCCAGACACGAATTTTCATTCCGGGTTTAATTTCGGGCATTCCAGCTTTCAATCCTTTTTTATCAAATTGTTTTATTTTGTCGGTCATATTCAATCGCTTATTATTCCATCATTTTTCTAATTTAGCAAGTACCTGCTCTAAATCATCCGGTAAATCCGCTTCAAGCGCCAGTTTTTTACCGGATGGTAAGCCGAAGCTTAAATAATGCGCATGAAGAAATTGGTGAGTTAATCCTTGGGGAATTTCTTTATTTTTTCCATAAATTTTGTCTCCGGCAACAGGCGTGCCCAATGAAGCCATATGAACCCTTATTTGATGCGTCCTTCCGGTTTTTGGTATTACTTCAACCAAAGAATAATTCCTGTATTTTTTAATAACTTTGTACTCGGTAACCGATAACTTGCCGCTGACTGTTTTTTCCAAGTTTTTCTCCGGCCTTACTACCATTCTTTTCCTAAAATCTTTAACAGACCGTGCCAGTTCCGAAACAATTTCTCCTTTTTCATTTTTAAGATGGCCGCAAACCAGGGCAAAATATTTTTTAATAACTTTCCCCTCCCCCGCCCGAACGACCGAAGTCATTCGGTCTGGCGGGTGCCATTCTT
This Parcubacteria group bacterium DNA region includes the following protein-coding sequences:
- the rplS gene encoding 50S ribosomal protein L19 — translated: MTDKIKQFDKKGLKAGMPEIKPGMKIRVWQKIKEGDKERLQAFEGLVIAVKHGRDKSGTFTVRKISSGVGVERIFPLYTPTVDKIEVLSQAKVRRAKLYYLRGRIGKKTKMKQIELAEAVAPETAKEEVLPAAEEVPTA
- a CDS encoding RluA family pseudouridine synthase, translated to MTSQLKLKPDFNIPLIIVYEDNDVVVLNKQAGISVHPSINEPSRTIANALIARYPEIKNVGDPSTSSLLGPEGPSGPRTAGQENLRPGIVHRLDKDTSGLLVIAKNQKAFEFLKKEWHPPDRMTSVVRAGEGKVIKKYFALVCGHLKNEKGEIVSELARSVKDFRKRMVVRPEKNLEKTVSGKLSVTEYKVIKKYRNYSLVEVIPKTGRTHQIRVHMASLGTPVAGDKIYGKNKEIPQGLTHQFLHAHYLSFGLPSGKKLALEADLPDDLEQVLAKLEK